The following proteins are encoded in a genomic region of Nitratireductor sp. GISD-1A_MAKvit:
- a CDS encoding FecCD family ABC transporter permease, giving the protein MHAPTLNKDRIDRHETLIAVLQSAPATHLAMEQPGPGSAGRRRGQAAYTLVMFLLVVLLSGAALAALMLGSVHIPARTALAILANLVLGDEVVDPVWRDAYEVIIVQTRMPRVFLAAVVGASLGVTGMTIQSIVRNPLAGPGILGVSSGAAAGAVVVMRWGLVGLGAFTLHISAFLGGLVTLFAVFWVARTGGHMTPVRLVLAGVAMSAILSALTSLTVLTSPDPQLASRVLFWTLGGFGTAQWKLIPVPLVALVLGLGVMLVQARRLNLLMAGDESAIALGLNVQRFRQSMFVLSAALTGITVAVSGVIGFVGLIMPHIVRFIVGADHRRALPAVAVLGAAFTIAADLAARSVIAPLELPVGIVTALVGGPFFIWLLRRDARTLGGAR; this is encoded by the coding sequence ATGCACGCACCGACCCTGAACAAGGACAGGATCGATCGCCACGAAACGCTGATTGCTGTCCTCCAGTCTGCACCAGCTACCCATTTGGCAATGGAGCAGCCTGGCCCGGGATCGGCGGGGCGCCGACGTGGTCAGGCTGCCTATACGCTTGTCATGTTTTTGCTGGTGGTGCTGCTTTCTGGCGCGGCACTGGCAGCACTGATGCTTGGTTCTGTGCACATACCGGCAAGAACAGCGCTGGCCATTCTGGCGAACCTTGTGCTTGGCGATGAGGTTGTCGATCCAGTCTGGCGAGATGCCTATGAGGTCATCATCGTTCAGACACGCATGCCGCGCGTGTTTCTGGCAGCGGTGGTCGGTGCCAGTCTGGGCGTGACGGGGATGACCATCCAGTCGATCGTCCGCAACCCGCTTGCGGGGCCGGGCATTCTCGGGGTGTCTTCGGGAGCGGCGGCAGGTGCCGTGGTCGTGATGCGGTGGGGGCTCGTGGGTCTGGGCGCCTTCACACTGCATATATCGGCGTTTCTTGGCGGGCTTGTCACGCTGTTCGCGGTTTTCTGGGTTGCGCGTACCGGTGGGCATATGACACCGGTGCGTCTCGTGCTGGCCGGCGTAGCAATGAGCGCCATTCTGAGCGCCCTGACGAGTCTGACTGTGCTCACGTCGCCAGATCCTCAGCTCGCTTCCCGGGTGCTGTTCTGGACGTTGGGTGGGTTCGGAACCGCGCAGTGGAAGCTCATACCGGTGCCCCTTGTTGCTCTTGTGCTAGGACTTGGTGTGATGCTGGTACAGGCGCGCAGGCTCAATCTTCTCATGGCCGGCGATGAAAGCGCAATTGCACTGGGGCTGAACGTGCAGCGTTTTCGCCAGAGCATGTTTGTGCTCTCCGCGGCGCTCACAGGCATTACTGTCGCTGTCTCCGGCGTGATCGGTTTTGTGGGGCTCATCATGCCCCACATCGTTCGCTTTATCGTGGGTGCGGATCACCGTCGCGCGCTTCCTGCCGTGGCGGTTCTTGGGGCAGCCTTCACGATTGCCGCCGACCTTGCCGCTCGCAGTGTGATCGCACCTCTGGAACTTCCGGTTGGCATCGTGACCGCGCTTGTCGGTGGCCCTTTCTTCATCTGGCTTCTGCGTCGGGACGCGCGCACGCTGGGAGGCGCCCGGTGA
- a CDS encoding aminotransferase class V-fold PLP-dependent enzyme, whose amino-acid sequence MKKHFAAEKVVLTQSCTAAMKIAALALALGPGDEVIVPTFTFCATATAFERTGARIVFCDIDPVTMMLDPKDLERRLTSRTRAVVVVHYGGASAPMETICELAEQHGVHVVEDAAQGFGVTRSDHPLGTFGTFGAFSFHESKAVSCGQGGALLVNSGDRELLSRIDSIAERGTDFALVRSGEKAFYEWTGPGSSFQLGELEAAILLAEFEALHENLAVRRRVGETLLKGLSAMDLPLEVLWSDAQTVSNFHFVGVLAADTDAAEHLLAHLGKHGVDGRRHYVPLHLSPRAHEMGYGPRVLPAAEGAWGRLVRLPVHTGMCERDTERVLATLADWNV is encoded by the coding sequence CTGAAAAAACACTTCGCAGCGGAAAAGGTTGTTCTCACGCAGTCCTGCACTGCGGCGATGAAGATCGCCGCCCTTGCCTTGGCCCTTGGTCCAGGCGATGAGGTGATCGTACCGACATTCACTTTTTGCGCCACCGCGACCGCCTTTGAGCGCACGGGCGCCCGCATCGTTTTCTGCGATATTGATCCGGTCACGATGATGCTCGATCCGAAGGACCTCGAGCGTCGGCTGACCAGCCGCACGCGCGCCGTGGTGGTGGTTCACTACGGCGGTGCCTCCGCTCCAATGGAGACGATCTGTGAACTTGCCGAGCAGCACGGTGTTCATGTGGTCGAAGACGCCGCGCAGGGGTTCGGGGTGACCCGAAGCGATCATCCTCTGGGGACCTTCGGTACCTTCGGAGCCTTCTCGTTCCATGAAAGCAAGGCTGTGTCGTGCGGTCAGGGAGGCGCGCTGCTGGTGAATTCCGGCGATAGGGAACTGCTGAGCCGGATTGACAGCATTGCCGAGCGTGGCACCGATTTTGCCCTGGTCCGATCGGGGGAAAAGGCCTTCTACGAGTGGACGGGTCCTGGTTCCAGTTTTCAGCTCGGGGAGCTGGAAGCGGCAATTCTGCTGGCTGAGTTTGAGGCCTTGCACGAAAATCTGGCTGTTCGCAGAAGGGTGGGGGAGACGTTGCTCAAAGGGCTTTCCGCAATGGACCTGCCGCTTGAAGTTTTATGGTCGGATGCACAAACGGTGTCGAACTTTCACTTCGTGGGAGTTCTGGCAGCGGATACTGACGCTGCAGAGCATCTTTTGGCCCATCTTGGAAAACACGGCGTCGACGGCCGCAGGCACTATGTTCCCCTGCACCTCTCACCCCGCGCGCATGAGATGGGGTATGGGCCGCGTGTCCTGCCCGCAGCGGAAGGCGCCTGGGGCCGCCTCGTCCGGCTTCCTGTCCACACGGGCATGTGTGAACGCGATACCGAGAGGGTTCTGGCTACGCTGGCGGACTGGAATGTTTAA
- a CDS encoding ABC transporter substrate-binding protein has protein sequence MSRFARLRELAATGLMVLSTAAFAEEPEFPYIDENCGYTTSYEAPPQRAVTLSNNATEMMLALGLEDRMAGTSYMASLKISPQYEKAYAQVPVLSPLVATTEQLIETEADFVYAGYPDGFSESRHTRDQLHDLGMKTRLNTEGCNLGKFGFDQLFSEIRAVAAIFGVRERGDKLIADIRKRLDTVEAKLKGVEPIPVFIFNGGESAPRAVLGNTMLSHVVERAGGTNVFGDVPNRYGQVSWEQIAERRPEYIVVYYSGTAGGQVVGDPAGELGTGRIEILMSNPTIAGVPGVAGEKFVTIDSVWGQPGPSSIDAVEKLARAFHPQRMAD, from the coding sequence ATGTCCCGTTTTGCCCGACTTCGTGAGCTTGCCGCCACCGGCTTGATGGTGCTTTCGACGGCGGCTTTTGCCGAAGAACCGGAATTTCCCTACATCGACGAAAACTGCGGTTACACCACGTCTTATGAGGCGCCGCCACAAAGGGCAGTGACACTCAGCAACAACGCTACGGAGATGATGCTGGCCCTGGGGCTTGAAGATCGCATGGCTGGCACTTCCTATATGGCGAGCCTCAAGATCAGCCCGCAATACGAGAAGGCGTATGCCCAGGTGCCGGTGCTCTCTCCGCTTGTCGCGACAACCGAGCAGCTGATCGAAACGGAAGCCGATTTCGTCTACGCCGGATATCCCGACGGATTTAGCGAGAGCCGCCATACGCGTGACCAGCTTCATGATCTCGGCATGAAAACACGACTCAACACCGAAGGCTGCAATCTGGGAAAATTCGGTTTCGATCAGCTGTTTTCTGAAATTCGGGCCGTTGCAGCGATTTTCGGCGTGCGGGAGCGTGGTGACAAGCTGATCGCCGATATTCGGAAACGACTCGACACGGTGGAAGCGAAGCTGAAGGGCGTTGAGCCGATTCCGGTGTTCATCTTCAACGGTGGAGAATCCGCACCGCGGGCCGTGCTGGGCAACACCATGCTCTCCCACGTGGTCGAAAGAGCCGGTGGCACCAACGTATTTGGTGACGTGCCAAACCGCTATGGGCAGGTCTCCTGGGAACAGATCGCGGAGCGCCGGCCTGAATATATCGTCGTCTATTACTCGGGCACGGCAGGTGGTCAGGTGGTGGGAGACCCGGCCGGTGAACTTGGCACCGGGCGTATCGAAATACTGATGTCAAACCCGACAATAGCGGGCGTTCCCGGCGTTGCCGGCGAGAAGTTCGTTACCATCGATTCTGTCTGGGGCCAGCCCGGGCCCAGTTCGATCGACGCGGTAGAAAAACTGGCTCGTGCGTTTCATCCCCAACGGATGGCGGACTAG
- a CDS encoding LLM class flavin-dependent oxidoreductase: MRVDLAGFAREGTLGDHAGLMRLVERADELGFGGIWFNEFHFKRRSIPYPSTLLLGAEVLARTRHLRFGTSILVLPLYHPLLLAEQIAQLDFQSGGRIDVGIGRGTEPATFDALGVSRDHAHQRFTEALRIMIDAWTGQRCSATSGPWHFSDIAVGPPPVQKPHPPIYVAGVSEETVDIAASNGFPLLLSLEPNEARQLPVFHAALERHGGLRDPLAASSLSRYTVIAATRAKALEQVEDLLERLNARRAERAIARGANPPPPRDRASMLSDFTIAGTPDDCHAQLCALSQRTGAESIRCLFSANGLISNDAALAGMELFANEVLPRFRQEDSTPKRSESAERKPALQGEN; the protein is encoded by the coding sequence ATGCGTGTTGATCTCGCGGGGTTTGCGCGTGAAGGGACGCTGGGCGATCATGCCGGTCTGATGCGCCTTGTGGAGCGCGCCGATGAGCTCGGTTTTGGCGGAATCTGGTTCAATGAGTTCCACTTCAAACGCCGGTCCATCCCCTACCCTTCGACGCTCCTGCTGGGGGCAGAGGTTCTGGCGCGCACAAGGCACCTGCGGTTCGGTACCTCCATCCTTGTCCTTCCACTCTATCACCCACTTCTCCTTGCCGAACAGATAGCCCAGCTCGATTTCCAGAGCGGCGGACGAATCGATGTGGGTATCGGGCGCGGTACGGAACCCGCCACGTTTGATGCGCTTGGCGTCTCCCGTGACCACGCGCACCAGCGTTTTACGGAAGCGTTGCGGATCATGATCGATGCGTGGACGGGCCAGCGGTGTTCGGCAACCTCCGGGCCCTGGCATTTCTCAGATATCGCCGTTGGGCCGCCGCCGGTCCAGAAACCTCATCCTCCCATCTATGTTGCGGGGGTTTCCGAAGAGACGGTCGACATCGCTGCCAGCAACGGGTTTCCACTGCTTCTCAGCCTGGAGCCGAACGAGGCACGCCAGTTGCCGGTTTTTCACGCGGCGCTTGAGAGGCATGGAGGCCTCCGCGACCCGCTAGCTGCGTCGTCACTGTCGCGATACACGGTCATTGCTGCCACCAGAGCGAAGGCTCTTGAACAGGTAGAGGATCTTCTGGAGCGCCTTAATGCGAGGCGGGCCGAAAGGGCCATAGCCCGAGGTGCAAATCCGCCGCCCCCGCGTGATCGCGCCAGCATGTTGTCGGATTTCACCATCGCCGGTACGCCGGACGATTGCCACGCTCAGCTTTGCGCGCTGTCTCAGCGCACGGGCGCGGAAAGCATCCGTTGTCTGTTCAGCGCCAACGGCCTGATTTCCAACGATGCCGCGTTAGCCGGCATGGAGCTTTTTGCGAACGAGGTTCTCCCTCGCTTTCGACAAGAAGACAGCACCCCGAAACGATCTGAAAGCGCCGAGAGAAAGCCGGCCTTGCAAGGAGAGAATTGA
- a CDS encoding ABC transporter ATP-binding protein, giving the protein MIGCPGTLEMRSVCFRVGEKVLVDDVSLRVEAGEMIGLLGPNGAGKSSLLRTIYRINRPSMGAVLVNGKDAWQQSTKWMARNVGAVLQDMPAEFPLTVQDVVAMGRTAHKGFLEPDTTHDRVLIAAALELLGLADLQERAFRTLSGGERQRVLVARALVQQPRLLVLDEPTNHLDIHHQLQLLRFMRGLGSTVVAALHDLNLAAMFCDRLFVIHHGRLVASGPPETVLKPDLLKRVYRIDASITAHPETGTVWVMPSPSAPLSLTQS; this is encoded by the coding sequence GTGATCGGTTGCCCTGGCACACTCGAAATGCGCTCGGTCTGCTTCCGGGTGGGCGAAAAGGTTCTGGTGGACGATGTTTCCCTCCGTGTCGAAGCGGGTGAAATGATCGGTCTTCTGGGCCCCAACGGAGCAGGCAAGTCGAGCCTCCTGCGAACGATCTACCGGATCAACCGCCCGTCCATGGGAGCGGTGCTCGTCAATGGCAAAGACGCTTGGCAGCAGTCAACGAAATGGATGGCGCGCAATGTCGGCGCGGTGTTGCAGGACATGCCGGCAGAGTTTCCGCTCACGGTGCAGGATGTCGTTGCCATGGGGCGTACCGCACACAAGGGGTTTCTTGAACCGGATACCACACACGACCGCGTCCTCATCGCCGCGGCGCTGGAACTGCTCGGTCTCGCCGATTTGCAGGAACGCGCATTCCGAACATTGTCGGGAGGGGAGAGACAAAGGGTGCTGGTCGCCCGGGCGCTGGTGCAGCAGCCACGTCTCCTGGTACTGGATGAACCAACCAACCATCTCGACATCCATCACCAGCTCCAGCTTCTTCGGTTCATGCGCGGGCTTGGCAGCACGGTGGTGGCCGCACTTCACGACCTCAATCTCGCAGCCATGTTCTGTGATCGCCTTTTTGTCATTCATCATGGGCGGCTGGTGGCGTCGGGGCCTCCGGAGACGGTGTTGAAACCGGATCTCCTGAAGCGCGTATACCGGATTGACGCCTCGATCACCGCCCATCCGGAGACTGGGACTGTCTGGGTCATGCCATCGCCATCCGCTCCCCTATCGTTAACGCAGTCTTAA